The Leishmania mexicana MHOM/GT/2001/U1103 complete genome, chromosome 25 genome contains the following window.
GGGGTAATGACCTTCGCCGAGTCTCCTGACCAGTAAGCGCGGAAGTGAGAGCTTGTGTCGATGTCGTCGACTTGCTCTACCAAGTTGCCCGCTGCTAGGTCTCCCGCACCAGCTCCGGTGCCCGAGAACACACGCTCAAGGGCGAACTGCTGCGCCACTGGGCCACGGAATTTGGGAAGGTGGATGTAGATGATATCTCCCGCCACCAGCTCGACGGAGACGCGGAACTGCACGAGGAGCGACACTTCcgtgcgtggcagcggcggcgtaATTTTGATGGCGCTAGAGGTGAACTCTGCAGCTTGACTGCCATCCACTCctgcctctctgtctgcTACTACAGTGGCCGGCGACGTgttgacggtggtggcgggttGCGCTGCAGCCTTCAAGGCGGTGCCGTGGCTGCCCGGGGCGTTCTGCAACGAGACCGACGTGTACTGGCACAGTCGCTCGAAGGCATCGAAGACGGGCTTCGCTTTCTTCGCGGAGGCCTTTTGACCTCCTGCTGCCCTCGGTGGCATGATGGTGCAGGTACGCGTTCTGCTACTGTCTTGTGGTGGTAGCCGATGGGACAGGGCGAACgggaggagagcagaggggATACGCGAGGtagccctccccccccacgtGCACCAACCGTTAGGGAAGAGGTGAAGCGATGGTGATGGGCGAGGGCGTAGATAGTGAGAGGGAGTAGGTGAGCAAAGAAAGTGCAGGTccacaagacacacacacagatgtatatgaggcggggcggggggttGATGGGCGTCTGTCGCAGTGCACACAGGGAATAGAGATAATAATAATGGTTTGCGCGTGCTGAGGCCACGAGAAGCGTTGGACTACACCGTGCGCCAGCCTCGCCCCAGCCGGCATTCGCCGGCTTCTGATTTTGCACCCACgctgtctctccctcgcgCCTTCGCGTGGTTGCGCGATCTTGAAGCCCCTGtgtgcccacacacaccacacacacatacccgTGAGCCGgcagcagagggagaggcgcgcTGATGAGGAGTGCCGCTGACCTTTTCACTCGTTGctttttctgctgctgctgctgctgctgaagatgCGCATGACCAAGGCGAGAGaagtgggagggagggagacgcgaAAGACACATGCATCGGTACATCGCAtgccctgccaccaccatcaccaccaccacaagcATCCCATTCACGGGCgtgctctctgtctcccttTCTTTACACGCCTCCACAGCCCTAGTCCCTCAAGGCGGCGTCAGCTGGTCATCTAAGGAGGCAGTGAGTGGtccgcacacgcagacgcggcggcgcgtcaaaggggggggggtcggaAGGGGTGCGAGGTGGTTGTttgcctccgtcgccgcacTACTTCATGCCTCCATTCACCCCTCCTGCGCacccgtgcacacacgcactggTGGCTCTGTCACTCACGGTAGACCACACTCGTGTCGACGTGGTGGAAGGACGTGGTGAAGGAGCGCAGCTTGACTTCGGTGCCGCGCTTGAGCACCTGTGGGTCGCTCGGTTCCCACGCTGTCGACGGCACCTGTGCGTCTGCGGATGTGTAAACGAGCAGGTCGAAGGCACACGGCTGCGTAATCACAGGCAGGAAGGACACGCAGGCGGTGATCTGCCGCATCACGGCTTGAATCTCCATGCGaacgtcctcctcgctcttgcgagcgccgctgtgcaggcgcgacgacgacgctgcgggCTCTGTTTCTATGTTGATCTCCCACCGCTCCATCGTCCGCACTGACTGAACGTCGGTAATAAGTATCACCAGACGCCGGCACGTTCCGTGCGCAATCCACGACGAAATCTGCTGTAGAAGCTCCGCCAGGTACGCGTTCAAATCCGCATCGGTGGAGATCATGAGCGACAGACCAAACTTCTTCACCTGCTGGAAGTCGTCGGGCGGGTAGACACCGCGCTGGTAGAGAATGTTATTAATGGCAAAGCCGAGGTACTccgtgacggtggcgacggagCCGGTGAGGGAGATGGCGTGAGTCGTCTGCGTCATGGCTCATGTCGTGTGCGCAGGCGTGCGCtccggaggtggtggtgggaaaTGAGGATGGCAAGAAGAGTGACGGCTTAGCGGaggccgctgtcgtcgcgaTATGTCTTTCCTTTGCGCGTGTATGCGTATCCAAGTCGCTGGGCGACCCGAGAGAGCGCGTGGGTGCAGCGTTGCCGGCGCACATTTACGCATGCATGAGAGACGAGGAGTACAAccgagaggggggagagagtatGGTGGCCGTGAAGGGGGAGCCGAGCGAGAGCCACACGAGTGTCAAAGACCCTCACGGGGTGTATGAGCGAGGGGCGCCGTGGATGATGCCCGTGCTTGCCCATCATCTCCCCTCTTGCACGGGCACTCGGTGGAGATACGCCCCATGACACATGTGTCGCGTCTCTCGGTGGTTTTTGGAGTATGTGCCCTTAGTGTTTCTAGGTGTATGCGGCGGAGACAAGTGCGTGTTGGAGCAGCGAGtgaaaaagggagagagatacATTACACCGTACATACACATATTCTCTACCTTTtgcgtcctcctcgcgaCCTTCGTAAACAATGCTAagcaccccctccacacacaccacatgTCTCACAACATGTAGCGCATGTCATCTAGCCCCGTGAAGTTACTGtatcaccgccgcctccagcacgcaGCTTCACACGATTACGAAGACaggaaaacaaacaaacaagcGAGCATAAAAGAAATAGCCTGCTAGCATACATCGTTTGCGCTCCTACACGgccacacacatacatatgcatatatacacatatacatatatataaacgtgtgtgtgcgtgttagTGTGGCCGTGTGGGCTTATTCGCAGAGGCAATATGcgaaccaccaccaccgccatgtAAAGCACACATGCGTGCATCCCGCATTCAAAACGTCACCGGTACCGTTGGCAGACAGTCACGCCATTGGAAAGAAcggtcgcagcagcaggagtcgagggaaggaaagggaagcgGATGGATACATACAGATaacaatatatatatatatatatagacaCGCTCGTGATAGGAAAgggaggtggtggtagtCGTGGTGGGGAAGCACCAGTGACGACATCGGCCACGAGTACAGCTTGCACAGacatacacgtacacacggACGAGTCTTTGACTCGCCCCAAGATACACGCAGGCATGGACGCGCAAAGTAGGATCCCATGAGGAATGCTGCGTGCGGGTCAGATAAGTGCGCACGGAGACAAGCTGATGCacctctgtgtgcgtgcgtggtgcgTTCATGCCGATACAGACACGAGTGAGTGGAAGCGTCACTAGAAATCGTGAGTGGATGCATTGTGGTACTTGGTTGCGTACCTTACTGTACATGTGCGCTCCAGGATGGAGGTAACACACCGTCTCCCGATGCCTCACAGGAGCTCCACAAACTCGCTGTGAGTGGGCAGCCCGTTCTGCACCACGTACGTGCCCTCCATCACAAGCAGGCGATATTCCGTGGCGTCCACGAGCttccgcgccgccgcgtgctcCAGGGACCATTCTTTGGGGTAGTGGATGTGCAGCAGATCGACCGCCTTGCGTGCCCACATCAGAGCATCGCTGCACTCACCGACAGTATAGAGCAACTTGGACAGCGCCTCCATGATGCGCACGGCGGCGAGCGTGTTGTCGCCGAGGTGGGACGCCTCGTAGAGGGCGAGCGACTGACCGTATTTCTCTCGAGCTTCGGCCGTGCAGCCCTGCGACTCAAGCATGGCTGCCCCCATGAACAGCGTCGTGGCAAGGTGCAAGGCCTGCGAGACGGTGTCGAAGGATGTCTGGACGAGAGCGTTGCGCTGGGCCACGAGGCGCTCGCCACGCTCGCGGGCCTCGGCGGCCTGTGCAGCGCAGCTTCGGCCAGTCCTGCCGTCACAATCCTCGTTACCGGCGCTGCCACTCATCGTCTTTTGCTGCTCCAAAATAAGGACATCCTTTGGCTTCAGCACATCGGTGGATACGAGCAGGATGCCGCGGTGGTCCAGAAGCCGCGTCGTCTGCTGCAGGCACTCGATGGCGCTGTCCGTGTCCTTCAGCAAGTAAAACAGTTCCGCCATGTTccacagcggcaccacgaGTCTCTCGCTGTGCGGACCGACGCGCTctcgcaggcgctgcaggcgctcctGGAAACGTGCGCAAAGAGTGGCCGTGTCGAggtccagcaccgccgtcggcggGCAAAGCAGAATCGCGCCGAGGAACTGGGTGTCCATCAAGATCAAGTCGTCCTCCGCCAAGCGGTTTGTCTGCGCAATGGCGTACGCGGCGCTCAAGTGCTCGACGGCAGGCCGccaacgctgctgcgcctcggtCATCAATCCAACCACATAGTGGGCCATGAGCCGGTCGTAAGACTTCGGCCCGACCCCTCGCTCCAAGGCGGCCAGGCTGCGCGTGGCCaggctggcgctgtgccggtTATTGGTCACGTAGTGCGCGACGTAGGCGTAGAGCAGGTTGGCCTTGGCAGCGAGCGGGTGCAGGGGCCCGCGGGTGCGGACAACACGGTCGGCCATCTCCTTCAGTATGGGCATGATATCTGTCACCTGCCCCGGCTGCATTCTGCTCTTCGCGAGCATAAGTCCCAcccacagcaccgccgcaagGGTGGCGCGCTGATTGCGCTCCACGTGGCGATGCTTGCCGAGCACCAGCTCCTTTACAGCGCTTTCCGCAACCTCCATGCCCTCCTGCTCGTGGCCGttctggaggagctgcgcgcccGCAAGGCACAGCAGGTtccaccgcagccgcttctGCGCCGCTTCCATCTTGGCTGCGACGTCCCCGCAATCCtcgccttcaccgccgctCAAGGTGCTGGGGTTTCCGAAAACTCGCACTGGCTTAAAGGAGGCGCGGCCCGTCGTGAAAGCCCCCTGTTCGCGACAGCCTGTGGGCAGCATCATGGAAATACCCGTATCACCGCTGTTGCTTGTTATGGACGGCCGCACCTGGCCCGGGAACACCGTGAAGAAGCTCTGCTCCATCTCCTGTAGGTCACCCTTGCCGCGAAGCAGGTGCACCGCTTCCCGCAACAGTGTGACCATGTCTCCCGTGCTGACAGGTGATGCGCTGCCGGCTGCACTGCGATTCTGTTGCATGTCGTCGCTGGCTGTGGTGGCCGCCCTGGTGGCGGCGAGAGCACCCGCCGTGGCCCCGACGGATCCGCTACGCACGAGGTACGTTTTCGCAAACACAAGCacaaggcgcagctgcgcttgTTGTAGgggctgcgccgcgcgcgccacacTGTCGTTGCCATGGTTCACTGGAAGCATGTTGAGCTCGAGGTTATCTATGTAGTGTGGAAGTCGATCTCGCTTACCGGCCGCGACACAGGCGACGGTGCACAGCAGCTCTGCCTCGACGACCTCGTACGCGTCGGGGGCATCGTCGCAGAGTTGGCGCGTGAGCATCACGACATCCTCGGCGATCGTGGCGGCTGTGACATAGTCGCCGTAGAAAAAGTACGCCTCTGCCAAGTCGCGTTGCGCCGCGTTCACCAGCGCGTCCGTATCACCCTCCAGCAGACACAGCGTGTGGACACGCTGAAGCGCGTACTCGACGGCCTCGCCGTAGGCCCCGACAATCAGCATGGTCGTCATGGACAGCTCCAGTGCGTCTTCCAGCGAGCGCAGTAACTCGATGTCCTTCCCAGAGAGCCCCACGTTGCCGTCAGGCCCACCGCCGCTCGTGCACATCTTCCTTGGCGACGCAGGCGACCCAGCAGACAggatcgccgctgccgcttgtTGCAGCCCTTCTCGGGTGCCGCGCGTTAGGGCGGTGGTCTTAAGCAAGGCGCTGTGGCAGAACTGGCTGCAGAGCTGCACCGTGTCGTTGTACAGCTGCGTCGACGcccgctcctcttccacTGCCAGGCACAAGatgagccgccgcagcaccgcgaaCGTCTTCTCCGTTGTCACTTCGACCGAGGCCTTGagctgcacgccgccgccggcgctgcagccgttcGTTGTGACGCAGCCGCGGTTTGCGAGGACGGCGAAGGGGTTGTTgatgctggtgctgctgtgatAGAAGATGCTCTCGATGCCACTGCTCAAGTTGCGCGACGCGGCCACCGAGGACCCGCGGCGGGGGTGCACGGATGCGCgtctgccactgccgctggcgctgctgttaCCGACGCCGCCATTCCACAAGTACAAGTTGGCGATCATACCAGCCagtgcgccgtcgctgagCTCCTGAAGGGCCTCGCGCTTGAAGCGGGTTCGTGGTTCACTGCGCAGGAGgtccttgtcctcctcgcggAACAGAGTTATCAGGCGGTCCTGCCACCCGGTCAGCCGCATGTAGCCCAGCGGCGACTGCAGGCTGTCCATGAAGAAAAAGGTGGTCGGCAGGGGAGGGTAGCGCAGCTCGTGgttcgccgctgcgtcggcgtcgcaGACACTGCCACTCTGCCCCAGGGTCGCCTCGGAGGCGTCACTGTGGCGGTGTGCCGGTGAGACCTGGCCACCACTGTTTGTCGTGCTGTTCGACCACTGCGGCTCCCACGAGGTCATGGCTAGCGCTGAGACGGAACTGTTTGTGTCCAACTGCTGCTCGggctccagcacctccaccttTGGCTTGCGCCGCTTCCGTTCCTTGCCGACCGACGATGTCGCCGGCTGGCTTCGACTGTCAGAGTCCGCCGCCAATGTCCCACTCAGATCCTTGTCGCCTTCGTCATTCGACAACGTGGTCCTCGCCT
Protein-coding sequences here:
- a CDS encoding putative mitotic spindle checkpoint component, with amino-acid sequence MTQTTHAISLTGSVATVTEYLGFAINNILYQRGVYPPDDFQQVKKFGLSLMISTDADLNAYLAELLQQISSWIAHGTCRRLVILITDVQSVRTMERWEINIETEPAASSSRLHSGARKSEEDVRMEIQAVMRQITACVSFLPVITQPCAFDLLVYTSADAQVPSTAWEPSDPQVLKRGTEVKLRSFTTSFHHVDTSVVYRE